In Pseudomonas sp. DNDY-54, a genomic segment contains:
- a CDS encoding flagellar hook-length control protein FliK: MAVSPDLLLNLKAPSAAIKAANASPKAAPQPSRDEPSSFANVYAKERQAKPVERQDAPAKPVRDKPVAEKPSQETAESGGTEKPVTADTGNELPAEPELAESDSLEPEAELDPLLLFGLGGQGTQGDETLPAQPPSGSEFLVGLAQAQTAVGEADANGETALAGQRALEIQTGLQKSPAPVLVLQDELSMGTQESIPTNLLLSDEQLAEDSAEPTLDESFGEVLEMLDAPKDSRTSATDAAINRLSPLTQAIAQQNQVQQAQRPAMVPGQPVNMQQSGWSEAVVDKVMWLSSQNLKSAEIQLDPAELGRMEVRIDMNKDQAQVTFMSPHAGVRDALEGQMQRLRDSFAQQGMTMDVNVSDQSRGWKGDDGGESRNRGVAGGLAGGDEEVIQGTTEIRAGRMGADRGLVDYYA; encoded by the coding sequence ATGGCCGTTTCCCCCGATCTGCTACTGAACCTCAAGGCGCCGAGCGCTGCAATCAAGGCGGCCAACGCGTCGCCTAAAGCCGCCCCGCAACCCAGTCGGGACGAGCCCTCCAGCTTCGCCAATGTCTATGCCAAGGAACGCCAGGCCAAACCTGTCGAACGTCAGGATGCGCCAGCAAAGCCCGTGCGTGACAAGCCGGTCGCCGAAAAGCCGAGTCAGGAAACCGCCGAGTCGGGCGGCACTGAAAAGCCGGTCACTGCCGACACCGGCAATGAATTGCCTGCGGAGCCCGAGTTGGCCGAAAGCGATTCGTTAGAGCCTGAGGCCGAGCTAGACCCGCTTCTGCTATTCGGGCTGGGCGGGCAGGGCACGCAAGGCGACGAAACGCTGCCCGCACAGCCGCCGTCCGGCAGCGAATTTCTGGTTGGTTTAGCGCAGGCGCAGACCGCTGTTGGTGAGGCTGACGCTAATGGCGAGACGGCGCTGGCAGGTCAGCGCGCATTGGAGATCCAGACGGGTCTTCAGAAGAGTCCCGCTCCGGTTCTTGTTCTGCAGGACGAGCTGTCTATGGGTACGCAGGAGTCAATTCCGACGAACCTTCTCCTCTCAGATGAACAGCTCGCCGAGGATTCCGCTGAGCCTACGCTGGATGAGAGCTTCGGTGAGGTGCTTGAGATGCTGGATGCCCCCAAGGACAGCCGCACAAGCGCCACCGATGCGGCGATCAACCGACTCAGTCCGCTGACGCAGGCGATTGCGCAACAGAATCAGGTGCAGCAAGCGCAGCGGCCCGCGATGGTGCCCGGGCAACCGGTAAACATGCAGCAATCGGGCTGGAGCGAAGCGGTCGTCGATAAGGTGATGTGGCTATCGAGTCAAAACCTCAAGTCAGCTGAGATTCAGCTCGACCCCGCCGAGCTGGGGCGTATGGAAGTGCGGATCGATATGAACAAGGACCAGGCTCAAGTCACGTTCATGAGCCCCCATGCGGGTGTTCGGGATGCGCTGGAAGGCCAGATGCAACGGCTGCGAGACAGCTTCGCGCAGCAAGGCATGACGATGGACGTCAATGTTTCCGACCAGTCGCGTGGCTGGAAAGGTGACGACGGCGGCGAGTCGCGCAACCGGGGCGTTGCAGGAGGCTTGGCTGGCGGCGACGAGGAAGTTATCCAGGGCACGACGGAAATTCGAGCTGGCCGAATGGGCGCAGACCGCGGCCTGGTTGATTACTACGCGTGA
- a CDS encoding Hpt domain-containing protein — translation MDAEYPVLLDTFLTDSEERLCLLKTACRSGQAEQLRQAAHSFKGSCSNMGATLLAELCRELEETARLEQLEAAPGLIERIEREFAIVRILYRAERQRWGGPG, via the coding sequence ATGGATGCAGAGTATCCGGTGCTGTTGGATACCTTTCTCACAGATTCGGAAGAGCGGCTGTGCCTGTTGAAAACGGCCTGCCGGAGTGGCCAGGCGGAACAGCTGCGCCAAGCTGCACACAGTTTCAAGGGCAGTTGCAGCAACATGGGCGCAACTCTGCTGGCGGAACTTTGTCGCGAGCTGGAGGAAACCGCCCGGCTTGAACAGCTTGAAGCGGCACCCGGTTTAATCGAACGCATCGAGCGCGAATTCGCCATCGTGCGGATTCTCTATCGGGCCGAGCGCCAGCGCTGGGGCGGGCCTGGCTAG
- a CDS encoding fused response regulator/phosphatase, with protein MPGRLSILIAEDGAADRMLLAAIVRRQGHHVVTAANGAEAVELFKRERPQLVLMDALMPVMDGFDAARQIKQLAGNELVPIIFLTSLAENEALVRCLEAGGDDFIAKPYNPIILEAKIQAMHRLRRLQATVLEQRDLIARRNQQLLDEQRAAKAIFDKVAHAGCLNAPNIRYRQSPRALFNGDLLLAAHAPASRMFVLLGDFTGHGLPAAVGAMPLAETFYGMTAKGYSSTEILREINAKLKLILPVEMFCCATLLDINLKQGMLRVWNGGLPDGYLLRAEGGERLPLPSRHLPLGVLDASQFDDRFETMPLAVGDRLLLMSDGVTESCNTKGEFFGEQRLLGVMNENVEPSALFEEIQNALHAFHGQILDDDLSLVEVSITGEMVPAIFQSFDPYLDAKQPRARDWSVNFELHPSSLRAANPLPMTMQLLLQISPLRHRAGTIYTVLSELYSNALEHGVLSLDTALKRDADGFARYYQEREQRLRDLSEGFVSIALTVKSDGPNGYLRIGVRDSGRGFDVQRALNKQYCAEGLGGRGLRMIRQLSERFYWDSEGALLTVEFHWTRHA; from the coding sequence ATGCCCGGCCGGCTCTCCATACTCATCGCCGAGGATGGCGCGGCCGACCGCATGCTGTTGGCGGCCATCGTTCGTCGGCAGGGGCATCATGTCGTTACCGCGGCGAATGGCGCGGAGGCGGTGGAGCTGTTCAAGCGCGAGCGGCCGCAGCTGGTCTTGATGGATGCGTTGATGCCTGTCATGGATGGCTTCGATGCCGCGCGCCAGATCAAGCAGCTCGCGGGTAACGAACTGGTCCCCATCATTTTTCTGACGTCGCTGGCCGAGAACGAAGCGCTTGTGCGCTGCCTCGAAGCGGGGGGCGATGATTTTATCGCCAAGCCTTACAACCCGATCATTCTCGAAGCGAAGATTCAGGCCATGCATCGCTTGCGCCGCTTGCAGGCTACCGTGCTGGAGCAGCGTGATCTCATTGCACGGCGCAACCAGCAACTGCTCGACGAGCAGCGTGCTGCCAAAGCGATCTTCGACAAGGTCGCGCACGCGGGCTGCCTGAACGCGCCCAATATCCGATATCGGCAATCACCGCGTGCCTTGTTCAACGGCGATTTACTGCTTGCGGCCCACGCGCCTGCGAGCCGCATGTTCGTGCTGCTGGGCGACTTTACCGGTCATGGTTTGCCGGCAGCGGTTGGCGCCATGCCGCTCGCGGAAACCTTTTACGGCATGACCGCCAAAGGCTATTCCAGTACCGAGATCCTGCGCGAGATCAACGCCAAGCTGAAGCTGATCCTGCCCGTGGAAATGTTTTGCTGCGCCACGCTGCTGGATATCAACCTCAAGCAAGGCATGCTGCGCGTATGGAATGGCGGGCTGCCGGATGGCTATCTGCTCCGGGCCGAGGGGGGCGAGCGGCTGCCGTTGCCGTCCAGGCATCTGCCGCTTGGCGTGCTCGACGCCTCCCAGTTTGATGACCGTTTCGAGACGATGCCATTGGCGGTAGGCGACCGCCTGCTGCTGATGTCTGATGGCGTCACGGAAAGCTGTAACACGAAGGGTGAGTTCTTCGGCGAACAGCGGTTGCTGGGTGTGATGAACGAGAACGTTGAGCCCTCCGCCTTGTTCGAAGAGATTCAGAACGCACTTCATGCGTTCCACGGTCAAATACTTGACGATGACCTCAGCCTCGTCGAAGTGAGCATCACTGGCGAGATGGTGCCCGCGATATTTCAGTCCTTCGATCCGTATCTCGACGCCAAGCAGCCTCGGGCGAGGGATTGGTCGGTCAACTTTGAGCTGCACCCCAGTAGCTTACGCGCAGCCAACCCGTTACCCATGACGATGCAGCTGCTGTTACAGATTTCGCCCTTGCGCCACCGCGCAGGGACTATCTACACAGTGCTCAGTGAGCTTTATTCGAATGCGCTGGAGCATGGCGTGCTATCGCTCGACACCGCGCTGAAGCGCGATGCCGACGGGTTTGCACGCTACTACCAGGAACGTGAGCAACGTCTGCGTGACCTCAGCGAGGGCTTTGTGTCCATCGCCCTGACGGTCAAGTCTGACGGCCCTAACGGTTATCTAAGGATCGGTGTGCGTGATAGTGGTCGCGGCTTCGACGTACAGCGGGCCCTGAACAAGCAGTACTGTGCTGAGGGTCTTGGAGGCCGCGGGTTGCGCATGATTCGTCAGTTGAGTGAGCGATTCTATTGGGACTCGGAGGGGGCACTCCTGACGGTAGAGTTCCACTGGACGCGTCATGCATAA
- a CDS encoding STAS domain-containing protein, with product MTISSQLSADGQELTITIQGRFDFNTHQAFRDAYQQAGNSPRRYVVDLNGATYLDSSALGMLLLLRDHGGSDKADIRLINCNPDVRKVLSVSNFEQLFAIA from the coding sequence ATGACCATCAGTTCACAGCTATCGGCGGATGGACAGGAGCTGACAATCACGATTCAAGGGCGCTTCGATTTCAACACCCATCAGGCGTTTCGTGACGCCTATCAGCAAGCAGGCAATTCACCTCGCCGCTACGTTGTCGACCTCAACGGCGCGACCTACCTCGACAGCTCGGCCCTCGGTATGTTGCTGCTGCTTCGTGATCACGGTGGCAGTGACAAAGCCGACATCCGCTTGATCAACTGCAATCCTGATGTGCGGAAAGTCCTTTCGGTTTCCAACTTCGAACAATTGTTCGCAATCGCTTGA
- the fliJ gene encoding flagellar export protein FliJ encodes MAASRAARLAPVIDMAERAERDAARLFGQGQTQLAQAEVKLGELRQYFGDYQQQWMTQGSQGVSGQWLLNYQRFLSQLESAIAQQQRSVDWHRGNLDKLRDQWQQRRARLDGLRKLVERYLLEARTAADKREQKLLDEFSQRLAGRPRQE; translated from the coding sequence TTGGCAGCGAGCCGCGCGGCGCGTCTGGCGCCGGTGATCGATATGGCCGAGCGTGCCGAACGCGATGCTGCTCGGCTATTCGGTCAGGGCCAGACGCAACTGGCTCAGGCCGAGGTCAAACTGGGCGAACTGCGACAGTATTTCGGCGATTACCAGCAGCAGTGGATGACTCAGGGCAGCCAGGGCGTGTCCGGGCAATGGCTGCTCAACTATCAGCGCTTCCTGTCTCAGCTGGAATCCGCCATTGCCCAACAGCAACGTAGCGTGGATTGGCACCGCGGCAACCTCGACAAGCTTCGCGATCAATGGCAGCAGCGTCGCGCACGGCTCGATGGGCTGCGCAAGCTGGTCGAGCGCTACCTGCTGGAAGCCAGAACGGCGGCAGACAAGCGCGAGCAAAAGCTGCTCGATGAGTTCTCTCAGCGCTTGGCGGGGCGACCTAGACAGGAATGA
- the fliI gene encoding flagellar protein export ATPase FliI has product MRLERTSFAKRFETYSEAIKLPSQPILEGRLLRMVGLTLEAEGLRAAVGSRCLVINEDNYHPTQVEAEVMGFSGGKLYLMPVGSLAGIAPGARVVPLANTGRLPMGTSMLGRVLDGAGRALDGKGGMKAEDWVPMDGPVINPLKRHPISEPLDVGIRSINGLLTVGRGQRLGLFAGTGVGKSVLLGMMTRFTEADIIVVGLIGERGREVKEFIENILTEESIKRSVVVASPADDAPLMRLRAAMYCTRIAEYFRDKGKNVLLLMDSLTRFAQAQREIALAIGEPPATKGYPPSVFAKLPSLVERAGNAEAGGGSITAFYTVLSEGDDQQDPIADAARGVLDGHFVLSRRLAEEGHYPAIDIEASISRVMPQVVSAEHMRNAQRFKQLWSRFQQSRDLISVGAYVPGGDPETDLAIARQAEMTRYLRQGLNEAEHLAQSEALLTSVFNPKAAG; this is encoded by the coding sequence ATGCGCCTTGAGCGGACCAGCTTCGCCAAGCGCTTCGAAACCTACAGCGAAGCCATCAAGCTCCCCAGCCAGCCGATCCTCGAGGGTCGGTTGTTGCGTATGGTCGGTTTGACGCTTGAGGCCGAAGGGTTGCGCGCGGCGGTCGGCAGCCGTTGCCTGGTGATCAACGAAGACAACTACCACCCGACGCAGGTCGAAGCGGAAGTCATGGGCTTCTCCGGCGGCAAGCTGTATCTGATGCCGGTCGGCAGTCTGGCGGGTATCGCGCCGGGGGCCCGGGTTGTTCCGCTGGCCAATACTGGGCGGCTGCCAATGGGCACCTCGATGCTGGGCCGTGTGCTCGACGGCGCGGGCCGCGCATTGGACGGCAAGGGCGGAATGAAGGCCGAAGACTGGGTGCCCATGGATGGCCCGGTGATCAACCCGCTCAAGCGCCATCCCATCAGCGAGCCATTGGATGTCGGCATTCGCAGCATCAACGGGCTGCTGACCGTCGGCCGCGGCCAGCGGCTCGGCCTGTTTGCCGGCACCGGTGTGGGCAAGTCGGTGCTGCTCGGGATGATGACGCGCTTCACCGAGGCCGACATCATCGTGGTCGGGCTGATCGGAGAGCGTGGCCGGGAGGTGAAGGAATTCATTGAAAACATCCTCACCGAAGAAAGTATCAAGCGTTCGGTCGTTGTCGCATCGCCCGCTGACGATGCGCCACTGATGCGCCTGCGGGCGGCGATGTACTGCACGCGCATCGCCGAGTATTTCCGCGACAAAGGCAAGAACGTTCTGCTGCTCATGGATTCGCTGACTCGCTTCGCCCAGGCCCAGCGCGAGATCGCCTTGGCCATCGGCGAGCCGCCGGCGACCAAGGGCTATCCACCGTCGGTTTTCGCCAAACTGCCGAGTCTTGTGGAGCGCGCGGGTAATGCGGAGGCGGGGGGCGGTTCTATCACGGCGTTCTACACCGTGCTGTCTGAAGGTGACGACCAGCAGGACCCCATCGCCGATGCTGCGCGTGGTGTGCTGGATGGCCACTTCGTGTTGTCTCGCCGTTTGGCAGAGGAGGGTCATTACCCCGCCATCGACATCGAGGCCTCGATCAGCCGTGTCATGCCACAGGTGGTCAGCGCCGAACATATGCGCAATGCCCAGCGCTTCAAGCAGCTCTGGTCACGTTTTCAGCAGAGCCGCGACTTGATCAGCGTCGGTGCCTACGTACCCGGCGGCGATCCGGAAACCGACCTGGCCATCGCCCGGCAGGCGGAGATGACCCGTTATCTTCGACAGGGTCTGAACGAGGCCGAGCACTTGGCGCAGAGCGAGGCGCTCCTGACCAGCGTGTTCAACCCCAAGGCCGCAGGCTAA
- the fliH gene encoding flagellar assembly protein FliH: MSKENPSDVIRAKDVNVFDRWSLPSFDPLGAEPAEPETVDEPIADDSLSRSEDVPVEEVKPLTLDELEAIRQEAYNEGFSTGEKDGFHAGQLKARQEADAALAPKLANLEQLMTQLLEPIADQDRNLEHAMVTLVSQLAREVIQRDLLIDSSQIRQVLREALKLLPMGASNVRIHINPQDFELVKALRERHEENWKIVEDSDLLPGGCRIETEQSRIDASVETRLGQAISQLFEQQRENATSPPEADLHLDLNSTLERPDAP; the protein is encoded by the coding sequence ATGTCCAAGGAAAACCCCAGCGATGTCATCCGCGCGAAAGACGTCAACGTCTTTGATCGCTGGTCACTGCCGAGCTTCGATCCGCTGGGTGCGGAGCCCGCGGAACCGGAAACGGTCGACGAACCGATCGCGGACGACTCGCTGTCGCGCAGCGAGGACGTTCCGGTAGAGGAAGTCAAACCGCTGACGCTCGACGAGCTCGAGGCGATTCGACAGGAGGCCTATAACGAAGGCTTCAGCACAGGTGAAAAAGATGGGTTTCATGCCGGCCAGCTGAAAGCGCGGCAGGAAGCCGACGCTGCACTCGCCCCCAAACTCGCTAACCTCGAGCAGCTGATGACGCAGCTGCTCGAGCCCATTGCCGATCAGGATCGCAACCTCGAACACGCCATGGTCACGTTGGTCAGCCAGTTGGCGCGCGAAGTCATTCAGCGCGACTTGTTGATCGACTCCAGCCAGATCCGACAGGTCCTGCGCGAAGCGCTGAAACTGCTGCCCATGGGGGCCAGCAACGTGCGCATTCATATCAATCCGCAGGACTTCGAGTTGGTCAAGGCGCTGCGGGAGCGCCACGAAGAGAACTGGAAGATCGTCGAGGACAGCGATCTGTTGCCGGGCGGCTGCCGGATTGAAACCGAGCAGAGCCGCATCGATGCCAGTGTCGAAACCCGTCTCGGCCAGGCCATCAGCCAGTTGTTCGAACAGCAGCGAGAGAACGCGACCAGCCCGCCCGAGGCCGACTTGCATCTCGATTTGAATTCGACGCTGGAGCGACCCGATGCGCCTTGA
- the fliG gene encoding flagellar motor switch protein FliG: MSDARVPVKLNKVDKAAVLLLSLGEADAAQVLRHLGPKEVQKVGTAMAQLRNVQKNQIEQVMGEFVEIVGDQTSLGVGSDGYIRKMLTQALGEDKAGGLIDRILLGGNTSGLDSLKWMEPRAVADVIRYEHPQIQAIVVAYLDPDQAGEVLSHFDHKVRLDIVLRVSSLNTVQPAALKELNLILEKQFSGNANTTRATLGGVKRAADIMNYLDSSVEGQLMDAIRDVDEDLSSQIEDLMFVFDNLADVDDRGIQVLLREVSSDVLVMALKGADEAIKEKIFKNMSKRAGELLRDDLEAKGPVRISEVEGAQKEILTIARRMAEAGEIVLGGKGGEEMV; the protein is encoded by the coding sequence ATGAGTGATGCTCGAGTTCCGGTCAAACTGAACAAGGTCGACAAGGCTGCGGTCTTGCTGCTTTCGCTGGGTGAGGCCGACGCGGCGCAGGTGCTGCGGCACCTCGGTCCGAAGGAAGTACAAAAGGTCGGCACGGCCATGGCGCAGCTGCGCAACGTGCAGAAAAACCAGATCGAACAGGTAATGGGCGAGTTCGTCGAAATCGTCGGCGATCAGACCAGCCTCGGTGTCGGTTCGGACGGTTACATCCGCAAAATGCTCACCCAGGCGCTGGGAGAGGACAAAGCCGGCGGCCTGATCGATCGCATCCTGCTCGGTGGCAACACCAGCGGCCTGGACAGCCTGAAATGGATGGAGCCGCGCGCCGTCGCGGACGTGATCCGCTATGAGCATCCGCAGATTCAGGCGATTGTGGTGGCCTACCTCGACCCCGACCAGGCGGGCGAAGTGCTGTCGCATTTCGATCACAAGGTGCGGCTCGACATCGTGCTTCGCGTGTCCTCGCTTAACACCGTTCAGCCGGCGGCGCTGAAAGAGCTCAACCTGATTCTCGAAAAGCAGTTCTCGGGCAATGCCAACACCACGCGTGCGACCCTGGGCGGCGTCAAACGGGCGGCAGATATTATGAACTACCTCGACAGCTCGGTCGAAGGCCAGCTCATGGACGCGATCCGCGATGTAGACGAGGATCTGTCATCGCAGATCGAAGACTTGATGTTCGTGTTCGACAATCTCGCCGATGTCGACGACCGGGGCATTCAGGTGCTGCTGCGCGAAGTATCCTCCGATGTGCTGGTCATGGCGCTCAAGGGCGCGGACGAAGCGATCAAGGAAAAGATCTTCAAGAACATGTCCAAGCGTGCCGGCGAATTGCTGCGCGACGACCTGGAAGCAAAAGGGCCGGTGCGCATCAGCGAAGTCGAAGGCGCCCAGAAGGAAATTCTCACCATCGCCCGCCGCATGGCCGAAGCCGGAGAAATCGTGCTCGGCGGCAAAGGCGGCGAAGAAATGGTTTAG
- the fliF gene encoding flagellar basal-body MS-ring/collar protein FliF, translated as MAEALSKVPVPVDSEAPKKPLLGLSFLENLSDMSMLRQIGLLVGLAASVAIGFAVVLWSQQPDYRPLLGSLAGMDANQVMETLAAADISYTVEPNSGALLVKADDLARARLKLASAGIAPTDSNIGFEILDKEQGLGTSQFMEATRYRRGLEGELGRTVSSLNNVKAARVHLAIPKSSVFVRDERKPSASVLVELYPGRNLEPSQVMAIINLVATSVPELTKSQITVVDQKGNLLSDQQELTELSMAGKQFDYSRRMESLYTQRVHNILQPVVGSGRYKAEVSADVDFSAVESTSETFNPDQPALRSEQSVSEQRQSSLGPQGVPGALSNQPPGPAAAPENAIAGQAGAAGAIAPGQPLLDANGQQVMDPATGQPMLAPYPADKREQATRNYELDRSISYTKQQQGRLRRLSVAVVLDDQMTVAADGTTTRVPRTAEELARFTRLVQDAVGFDASRGDSVSVINAPFAADSLDETFIDVPFYSQPWFWDIVKQVLGVLFILVLVFGVLRPVLNNLTNAGKGKELQSVGGDAELGDIDGLDGGLSNDRVSLSGPQSIMLPSPTEGYDAQLNAIKNLVAEDPGRVAQVVKEWINADE; from the coding sequence ATGGCTGAAGCGCTGAGCAAGGTACCCGTACCGGTTGATTCGGAGGCTCCGAAGAAGCCTCTGCTGGGCCTGTCGTTTCTCGAAAATCTCTCCGACATGTCGATGCTGCGGCAGATTGGCCTGCTGGTCGGGCTGGCTGCGAGCGTGGCCATCGGTTTTGCCGTGGTGCTGTGGTCGCAGCAACCGGATTATCGTCCATTGCTCGGCAGCCTCGCCGGGATGGATGCCAATCAGGTGATGGAAACCCTGGCGGCGGCAGACATTTCCTACACCGTCGAGCCCAACTCCGGCGCTCTGCTGGTCAAGGCAGACGACCTGGCGCGTGCACGCCTGAAACTTGCCAGCGCCGGTATCGCGCCGACCGACAGCAACATCGGTTTCGAAATCCTCGACAAAGAGCAGGGCCTCGGCACGAGCCAGTTCATGGAAGCCACCCGCTACCGTCGCGGTCTCGAGGGCGAGCTGGGCCGTACGGTATCCAGCCTGAACAACGTCAAGGCCGCTCGGGTTCACCTGGCTATTCCGAAGAGTTCGGTATTTGTTCGTGACGAGCGCAAGCCAAGCGCGTCGGTACTGGTCGAACTCTATCCGGGCCGCAACCTGGAGCCGAGTCAGGTGATGGCGATTATCAACCTGGTCGCCACCAGCGTGCCGGAGCTGACCAAGTCGCAGATCACTGTCGTCGACCAGAAAGGCAATTTGCTGTCCGATCAGCAGGAACTCACCGAGCTGAGCATGGCGGGCAAGCAGTTCGACTACAGCCGCCGCATGGAAAGCCTCTACACCCAGCGCGTGCACAACATCTTGCAGCCGGTGGTTGGCAGTGGCCGCTACAAGGCCGAAGTGTCTGCCGACGTGGATTTCAGCGCCGTCGAGTCGACCTCCGAAACTTTCAATCCGGATCAGCCCGCGCTGCGCAGCGAGCAAAGCGTCAGCGAACAGCGTCAAAGCAGCCTCGGTCCACAAGGCGTACCAGGTGCACTCAGCAATCAGCCGCCAGGTCCGGCCGCTGCGCCCGAGAACGCTATCGCCGGGCAGGCTGGCGCGGCGGGCGCCATTGCGCCGGGACAGCCGCTGCTGGATGCCAACGGTCAACAGGTCATGGACCCGGCCACCGGTCAGCCGATGCTGGCGCCCTATCCGGCGGACAAGCGTGAGCAAGCCACCCGTAATTACGAGCTGGATCGTTCGATCAGCTACACCAAGCAGCAACAGGGCCGCCTGCGCCGCCTGTCGGTCGCCGTCGTACTTGACGATCAAATGACAGTCGCTGCCGATGGAACCACTACCCGTGTGCCGCGCACCGCCGAAGAACTGGCGCGCTTTACCCGGCTGGTACAGGACGCCGTCGGGTTCGATGCCAGTCGTGGTGACAGCGTGAGCGTGATCAACGCACCGTTTGCCGCAGACTCACTCGACGAGACCTTCATCGATGTGCCGTTCTACTCGCAACCGTGGTTCTGGGACATCGTCAAGCAAGTGCTCGGCGTGTTGTTCATCCTGGTATTGGTATTCGGTGTGCTGCGGCCGGTGTTGAATAATCTGACCAACGCCGGGAAGGGCAAAGAGCTGCAATCTGTGGGTGGCGATGCCGAGCTGGGCGATATCGACGGTCTCGACGGGGGGTTGAGCAATGACCGTGTGAGCCTCAGTGGGCCGCAGAGCATCATGCTGCCGAGCCCGACCGAGGGATACGATGCGCAATTGAATGCCATCAAAAATCTGGTAGCTGAAGATCCGGGCCGGGTGGCTCAGGTCGTCAAAGAGTGGATCAACGCAGATGAGTGA
- the fliE gene encoding flagellar hook-basal body complex protein FliE, with product MSQGIEFNRLMLEMRAMQTDAMARSKPVTAAPEIGAPSFSEMLGQAVNKVNETQQASSQLATAFEMGQGGIDLTEVMIASQKASVSFQAMTQVRNKLVQAYQDIMQMPV from the coding sequence ATGAGCCAGGGTATTGAATTCAATCGCTTGATGCTGGAAATGCGGGCCATGCAGACTGATGCAATGGCGCGTTCCAAGCCCGTGACTGCCGCGCCTGAAATAGGCGCCCCGAGCTTTTCCGAGATGCTCGGCCAGGCCGTCAACAAAGTGAATGAAACCCAGCAAGCCTCCAGCCAACTGGCGACTGCCTTCGAGATGGGGCAGGGCGGTATCGACCTCACCGAGGTCATGATTGCCTCGCAGAAAGCCAGTGTTTCATTCCAAGCCATGACCCAGGTCCGTAACAAGCTGGTCCAGGCGTATCAAGACATCATGCAGATGCCGGTTTAA
- a CDS encoding benzoate/H(+) symporter BenE family transporter: protein MTTPATQLFQPLRDTSASTIVAGFIAMLTGYTSSLVLMFRAGQAAGLSSGQISSWIWALSIGMAVCSIGLSLRYRTPVVIAWSTPGAALLITSLPGVPYGEAIGAFIFASALIALCGLTGSFERLMRKVPASLAAALLAGVLFNIGIEIFRAVEVQPVLVLGMFFSYLLAKRLLPRYAVLSALIAGCVLAGGLGLLDFGGLRLDVAIPVWTTPTLSFAAIFSIGIPLFVIAMASQNMPGLAVLRAEGYQVPASPLISVTGIASVLLAPFGSHGIHLAAITMAICSGPEAHPDPSRRYTAAVWCGLFYGIAGIFGATLAALFAAFPPALVLSIAALALLGSISSGLTQAMQLPREREAALITFMVTASGLTLFGIGSALWGLVAGVFTLLIVSGRNAPA from the coding sequence ATGACTACCCCCGCGACTCAGCTGTTTCAGCCGCTCAGAGACACCTCAGCCTCGACTATCGTGGCCGGCTTCATTGCCATGCTCACCGGCTACACCAGCTCGCTCGTGCTGATGTTCCGGGCCGGGCAGGCAGCCGGGCTCAGCAGCGGACAGATATCGTCATGGATCTGGGCGCTGTCTATCGGCATGGCGGTGTGCAGCATCGGGTTGTCACTGCGCTACCGAACGCCTGTCGTGATCGCCTGGTCGACGCCCGGTGCGGCCCTGCTGATCACAAGCTTGCCCGGCGTCCCCTACGGGGAAGCGATCGGTGCCTTTATCTTTGCCTCGGCGCTGATCGCGCTGTGCGGCTTGACCGGCAGCTTCGAACGCCTGATGCGCAAGGTGCCCGCTTCGCTCGCGGCGGCGCTGTTAGCCGGCGTGTTATTCAACATCGGCATCGAGATATTCCGTGCCGTAGAAGTCCAGCCTGTATTGGTGTTGGGTATGTTCTTCAGCTATCTGCTGGCTAAGCGACTGCTGCCGCGTTACGCCGTCCTCTCGGCGCTGATCGCGGGCTGCGTGCTGGCTGGCGGGTTGGGCTTGCTGGATTTCGGAGGCCTACGCCTGGACGTTGCGATTCCGGTCTGGACAACGCCGACGCTGTCCTTCGCGGCGATCTTCAGCATCGGTATTCCCCTGTTCGTCATTGCCATGGCGTCACAGAACATGCCCGGCCTGGCGGTACTGCGAGCCGAGGGTTATCAGGTACCCGCCTCGCCGCTGATTTCCGTCACGGGTATTGCATCGGTTCTGCTCGCCCCGTTCGGCTCCCATGGCATTCACCTGGCTGCGATCACGATGGCGATTTGCAGCGGGCCGGAAGCACACCCGGATCCGTCCCGGCGTTATACAGCCGCGGTTTGGTGCGGGCTGTTCTATGGCATCGCCGGTATTTTCGGCGCGACGTTGGCCGCCCTGTTCGCAGCGTTCCCGCCCGCACTGGTGTTGTCCATTGCCGCACTGGCGCTGCTCGGCTCGATCAGCAGCGGCCTGACCCAGGCCATGCAGCTGCCGCGCGAGCGCGAGGCCGCACTGATTACCTTCATGGTCACGGCGTCGGGCCTGACGCTGTTCGGAATCGGCTCTGCGCTGTGGGGGTTGGTGGCAGGCGTGTTTACGCTGCTGATTGTCAGCGGACGCAACGCCCCAGCGTGA